One window of Papaver somniferum cultivar HN1 chromosome 9, ASM357369v1, whole genome shotgun sequence genomic DNA carries:
- the LOC113314061 gene encoding FBD-associated F-box protein At5g22730-like isoform X2, with product MKVSCVSVASLKHLFITSPARNSWNLKINLYSPNLQSLTYTGMPEDFVLTGHGFSSLVDVDIDMPFESMNIYTKRGKERLRGLKNLAEGILNVKLLKISGDPIVYLYFEDVLAECTFQNLRQLEVSLKLSCGTTEGLFYLLFKVPNLESIIFSQGFTEFLLNVTPYNEVPECLLLQLKAVKFREIYGHGVELDVITFFLKNSLVLQTMTITFSSSLPQCWRDIVIRTILMSPKGAANANN from the exons ATGAAGGTTTCATGTGTTTCAGTTGCTTCATTGAAACACTTATTCATTACTAGTCCCGCCAGAAACAGTTGGAATTTGAAGATCAACCTTTATTCACCAAATCTGCAGTCTCTGACATACACTGGCATGCCAGAGGATTTTGTTCTCACGGGTCATGGCTTCTCATCACTAGTAGATGTAGACATTGACATGCCTTTTGAATCGATGAATATCTATACAAAAAGAGGCAAGGAAAGACTACGTGGTCTAAAAAACCTTGCTGAAGGGATTTTGAATGTAAAGCTTCTAAAAATTTCAGGTGACCCCATTGTG TATCTATACTTTGAAGATGTGTTAGCTGAATGTACCTTTCAAAATTTGAGACAATTGGAAGTGAGTTTGAAGCTTTCTTGTGGAACTACTGAAGGATTATTTTATCTTCTCTTTAAGGTGCCTAATCTGGAATCCATTATCTTTTCTCAG GGTTTTACGGAATTCCTACTCAATGTTACTCCGTACAACGAGGTGCCGGAATGTTTGTTGCTACAATTGAAAGCTGTCAAATTTCGTGAAATTTATGGGCACGGAGTAGAACTTGATGTTATTACTTTCTTTTTGAAGAACTCACTTGTTTTGCAGACAATGACTATCACATTCTCTTCAAGTTTACCACAATGCTGGAGGGACATAGTTATAAGGACAATACTGATGTCTCCAAAAGGCGCTGCAAATG CCAACAACTAA
- the LOC113314061 gene encoding FBD-associated F-box protein At5g22730-like isoform X1, producing the protein MKVSCVSVASLKHLFITSPARNSWNLKINLYSPNLQSLTYTGMPEDFVLTGHGFSSLVDVDIDMPFESMNIYTKRGKERLRGLKNLAEGILNVKLLKISGDPIVYLYFEDVLAECTFQNLRQLEVSLKLSCGTTEGLFYLLFKVPNLESIIFSQGFTEFLLNVTPYNEVPECLLLQLKAVKFREIYGHGVELDVITFFLKNSLVLQTMTITFSSSLPQCWRDIVIRTILMSPKGAANGVINFL; encoded by the exons ATGAAGGTTTCATGTGTTTCAGTTGCTTCATTGAAACACTTATTCATTACTAGTCCCGCCAGAAACAGTTGGAATTTGAAGATCAACCTTTATTCACCAAATCTGCAGTCTCTGACATACACTGGCATGCCAGAGGATTTTGTTCTCACGGGTCATGGCTTCTCATCACTAGTAGATGTAGACATTGACATGCCTTTTGAATCGATGAATATCTATACAAAAAGAGGCAAGGAAAGACTACGTGGTCTAAAAAACCTTGCTGAAGGGATTTTGAATGTAAAGCTTCTAAAAATTTCAGGTGACCCCATTGTG TATCTATACTTTGAAGATGTGTTAGCTGAATGTACCTTTCAAAATTTGAGACAATTGGAAGTGAGTTTGAAGCTTTCTTGTGGAACTACTGAAGGATTATTTTATCTTCTCTTTAAGGTGCCTAATCTGGAATCCATTATCTTTTCTCAG GGTTTTACGGAATTCCTACTCAATGTTACTCCGTACAACGAGGTGCCGGAATGTTTGTTGCTACAATTGAAAGCTGTCAAATTTCGTGAAATTTATGGGCACGGAGTAGAACTTGATGTTATTACTTTCTTTTTGAAGAACTCACTTGTTTTGCAGACAATGACTATCACATTCTCTTCAAGTTTACCACAATGCTGGAGGGACATAGTTATAAGGACAATACTGATGTCTCCAAAAGGCGCTGCAAATGGTGTGATCAATTTCCTGTGA